In Erigeron canadensis isolate Cc75 chromosome 1, C_canadensis_v1, whole genome shotgun sequence, a single window of DNA contains:
- the LOC122584979 gene encoding GRF1-interacting factor 1-like: MQQHLMQMQPMMAAAYYPTNSVTTDHIQQYLDENKSLILKIVESQNSGKLSECAENQAKLQRNLMYLAAIADSQPQSPAIHSQYQLGGMMQPGSSYMQQHQQSQQQMSPQALMAARSSMLYNQQQYSSLQQQAALHNQLGMNSSGGGSGSSGLHMLHNDNTSAAGSSGTHLGIGGFPDFVRKQEIGLSGSNEGRGSGETLYLKSADHEGN, encoded by the exons atgcagCAGCACCTGATGCAGATGCAGCCCATGATGGCAGCAGCTTATTATCCCACTAACAGCGTTACTACTGATCACATTCAGCAG TACCTCGATGAGAACAAGTCTCTGATTCTGAAAATCGTTGAGAGCCAAAACTCTGGCAAATTGTCCGAGTGCGCAGA AAATCAAGCAAAGCTTCAGAGGAACCTTATGTACCTTGCTGCGATTGCTGATTCTCAGCCGCAGTCTCCTGCCATTCATTCTCAG TACCAGCTAGGCGGGATGATGCAGCCAGGAAGTAGCTACATGCAGCAACACCAACAATCTCAACAACAAATGTCACCACAAGCACTCATGGCTGCACGTTCGTCTATGCTCTACAACCAGCAGCAATACTCATCACTACAGCAGCAGGCCGCCTTGCACAATCAGCTAGGAATGAACTCTAGTGGCGGAGGTAGTGGAAGCAGTGGACTTCACATGTTGCACAATGACAACACTAGCGCCGCTGGCAGCAGTGGTACACACCTAGGCATTGGAGGGTTCCCTGACTTTGTTCGTAAACAAGAGATCGGGCTTTCAGGGTCCAATGAAGGACGTGGCAGTGGTGAGACTCTTTACTTGAAATCAGCTGATCATGAGGGTAACTGA
- the LOC122590616 gene encoding protein ALP1-like, with protein sequence MKGVGNGSIIDEWLLRHHDGTPPSTLDHAWRGEYKWSHHASDDSSLEVFANVIESEESESSTAQSRAKRKVVNCNRWTASERLHRDYFCEEPKYDDDFFEDRYRMPKRLFLKIVHDLESRYAYFQDSYDARLAKSFTPIQKCTSAIRQLATGNPPDEYDEYLEMAGRTSRECLQVFCDAIVDTYKTEYLRKPTTHDLQRLFEAHEERHHLPGMIGSLDYTHLVWKMCPMEWRGQYKRGDHEYPTIMLEAMASQDLWIWHTFFGPPGALNDINVLQQSPLFLPERMGTAPYVPFSVNGRTYRRGYYLVDSIYLTWSTFVKAYKYPTDLKEKMFKTAQDAARKDIERAFGVLKGKWHIIDRPFRQRSLGTIRNLVYACVILHNMIIQDSGRAICPVHIGDLVVRPSSHRDALPEIQDEETHFRLRYDLTEHLAGLNLPHLQPNDDEE encoded by the exons ATGAAG GGGGTTGGCAACGGTAGCATTATAGACGAGTGGTTACTGCGGCACCACGACGGAACACCGCCGTCAACGCTTGACCACGCGTGGAGGGGTGAATACAAGTGGTCACACCACGCG TCCGACGATAGTAGTTTAGAGGTGTTTGCGAACGTCATTGAGTCCGAAGAATCCGAAAGTTCCACGGCGCAATCACGGGCGAAACGTAAAGTCGTGAACTGCAACCGTTGGACTGCTTCAGAAAGGTTGCACCGCGACTACTTTTGTGAAGAACCGAAATACGACGATGATTTTTTTGAAGATAGGTATCGTATGCCTAAAAGACTTTTTTTAAAGATCGTGCATGATCTTGAGTCGAGATACGCGTATTTTCAGGACTCGTATGATGCCCGGTTGGCCAAGAGTTTTACACCGATACAGAAGTGCACATCTGCCATCCGGCAACTTGCAACTGGTAATCCTCCTGATGAGTACGACGAGTATTTAGAGATGGCCGGGAGAACATCACGTGAATGTCTTCAAGTTTTTTGTGACGCTATCGTTGACACTTACAAGACCGAATATCTGCGTAAACCAACAACACATGATCTCCAGCGTTTGTTTGAAGCACACGAAGAAAGGCATCACTTGCCTGGAATGATCGGTAGTCTAGATTATACACATCTTGTTTGGAAGATGTGTCCAATGGAGTGGAGGGGTCAATACAAAAGGGGTGATCATGAATACCCCACTATTATGTTGGAAGCAATGGCGTCTCAGGATTTATGGATATGGCACACCTTTTTTGGTCCTCCGGGTGCTCTAAACGACATCAATGTGCTGCAACAATCTCCCTTGTTCCTCCCCGAGCGTATGGGCACTGCTCCTTACGTTCCATTCAGTGTAAATGGGCGTACTTATAGACGTGGCTACTATCTAGTTGATAGCATATATCTTACATGGTCTACGTTTGTTAAAGCGTACAAATACCCTACCGACctgaaagaaaaaatgttcaaaACGGCACAAGACGCGGCTCGCAAAGATATTGAACGGGCATTTGGTGTTCTCAAAGGAAAATGGCATATCATTGATCGACCGTTTCGACAACGGTCATTAGGAACAATAAGGAACTTGGTGTATGCGTGTGTGATTctgcacaacatgatcattCAGGATAGTGGTCGTGCGATTTGCCCAGTTCATATAGGAGATCTAGTTGTCCGCCCAAGTAGTCATCGGGACGCCTTACCGGAGATACAGGACGAGGAGACACATTTCCGTCTCCGGTATGATCTGACAGAGCATCTAGCGGGTCTAAACTTACCACACCTCCAGCCGAACGATGATGAGGAGTAG